The Muntiacus reevesi chromosome 7, mMunRee1.1, whole genome shotgun sequence genome includes a region encoding these proteins:
- the CEBPE gene encoding CCAAT/enhancer-binding protein epsilon, translating to MSHGTYYECEPRAGQQPLEFSGARAGPGELGDMCEHEASIDLSAYIESGEEQLLSDLFAVKPAPEARGLKGPGTPAFPHYLPADPRPFTYPPHTFGPDRKALGPGIYSSPGSYDPRAVAVKEEPRGPEGSRGASRSGYNPLQYQVAHCGQTAMHLPPALAAPSQPLRVLKAPLAAAAPPCSPLLKAPSPAGPSHKGKKAVNKDSLEYRLRRERNNIAVRKSRDKAKRRILETQQKVLEYMSENDRLRSRVEQLTQELDTLRNLFRQIPEAANLIKGVGGCS from the exons ATGTCCCACGGGACCTACTACGAGTGTGAGCCCCGCGCCGGCCAGCAGCCACTGGAGTTCTCAGGGGCCCGCGCGGGGCCTGGGGAGCTGGGGGACATGTGTGAGCATGAGGCCTCCATCGACCTGTCTGCCTACATCGAGTCTGGGGAAGAACAGCTCCTCTCCGACCTCTTCGCCGTGAAGCCGGCCCCTGAGGCCCGAGGCCTTAAGGGCCCCGGGACCCCTGCCTTCCCCCACTACCTGCCGGCTGACCCACGGCCCTTCACCTATCCCCCACATACCTTCGGCCCCGACAGGAAGGCCCTGGGGCCTGGCATCTACAGCAGCCCAGGGAGCTACGACCCCAGGGCCGTGGCCGTGAAGGAGGAGCCTAGGGGGCCCGAGGGCAGCCGGGGGGCCAGCCGCAGCGGCTACAACCCTCTGCAGTACCAAGTGGCGCACTGTGGGCAGACAGCCATGCACCTGCCCCCGGCCCTGGCGGCACCCAGCCAGCCGCTGCGCGTCCTCAAG GCCCCTTTGGCCGCTGCCGCGCCCCCCTGCAGCCCCCTCCTCAAGGCGCCCTCCCCCGCGGGCCCCTCACACAAGGGCAAGAAGGCGGTGAACAAAGACAGCCTGGAGTACCGGCTGCGGCGGGAGCGGAACAACATCGCGGTGCGCAAGAGCCGGGACAAGGCCAAGCGGCGCATCCTGGAGACACAGCAGAAGGTGCTGGAGTACATGAGCGAGAACGACCGCCTGCGCAGCCGCGTGGAGCAGCTGACCCAGGAGCTGGACACGCTGCGCAACCTCTTCCGCCAGATCCCTGAGGCCGCCAACCTCATCAAGGGCGTGGGGGGCTGCAGCTGA